From Papaver somniferum cultivar HN1 unplaced genomic scaffold, ASM357369v1 unplaced-scaffold_29, whole genome shotgun sequence, a single genomic window includes:
- the LOC113341383 gene encoding LRR receptor-like serine/threonine-protein kinase EFR, with the protein MEFNYKTSFMLFICFSFWNILPTSQSIIAETDRLALLAIKEKIIDDPSGALNSWNASSHCSNWTGITCSRRHPSRVTSLVLESMGLVGTISPYIGNLSFLRYLSLYDNQFTGEIPQEVGHLSLLQIFDLANNTLTGKIPRNISLCKNLEDLVLYNNGLVGGIPTELGSLSKLEILSLAINHLVGTIPVSLSNLSVLASFNIGFNSLHGNIPSELGQLSRLISFTISLNNLSGTIPPQFFNISSITAFSVSGNQFHGSIPPYIGTTLPNLKRFLIGGNRFSGVLPNSISNLSRLSILDLGRNQFTGSVPPNLGNLKNLTVLSIVRNYLGRGDIEDLSFLNSLPNCSKLERLVISLNNFSGQLPDSIANLSTTLREMYMGGNNILGEIHPGIENLVNLNVLAMQGNHLNGSIPTFIGKHPNLMYVSLSDNQLSGKIPSNICNSAQLERIDFSINRLHGGIPPNFGNCQKMMALNLSQNQLTGAIPKELIGLSSITTLLDLSGNQLTGYLPSEVGNLERIVQLYLSNNRLSGKLPDSLGKCIGLEELSLDGNLFEGVIPASLVSLEGLRNLDMSDNKLSGQIPEYLESFASLRYLNLSSNDFEGEVPKQGIFKNINAFSVLGNDRLCGGIPLLHLPSCPRPSFEKAREKQQRKLRRL; encoded by the exons ATGGAGTTTAATTATAAGACGAGCTTCATGTTGTTCATTTGTTTTTCATTCTGGAATATCCTACCTACATCCCAATCTATCATCGCGGAAACTGATCGACTAGCTTTACTTGCaatcaaagaaaagataattgatGATCCATCGGGAGCACTAAATTCATGGAATGCATCGTCTCATTGCAGCAACTGGACAGGAATTACATGCAGTCGTCGGCATCCAAGCAGGGTCACTAGCTTGGTTCTGGAATCCATGGGCTTGGTAGGTACTATATCTCCATACATAGGCAATCTTTCATTCTTAAGATATTTATCCCTGTATGACAACCAGTTCACAGGCGAAATCCCACAAGAAGTCGGTCATTTATCTCTCCTCCAGATTTTTGATTTGGCAAATAATACACTTACGGGGAAAATTCCTAGAAATATATCCTTGTGTAAAAATCTCGAAGATCTAGTATTATATAATAATGGTTTAGTAGGAGGAATTCCTACCGAGCTTGGTTCCCTATCTAAGCTTGAAATTTTGTCACTCGCGATCAACCACCTTGTAGGAACTATCCCGGTTTCATTATCAAACCTTTCAGTTCTCGCTTCATTTAATATAGGATTCAACAGTTTACACGGTAACATTCCATCCGAGCTTGGCCAGTTATCAAGATTAATTTCTTTTACAATCTCATTAAATAACTTATCAGGAACCATTCCACCCCAATTTTTTAATATCTCCTCGATAACTGCTTTTTCCGTAAGCGGCAATCAATTCCACGGATCCATTCCACCCTACATTGGAACTACTCTCCCTAATCTCAAACGCTTCCTTATAGGTGGAAATAGATTCTCTGGTGTGCTACCTAATTCCATATCCAATCTTTCTAGACTGTCTATATTAGATCTTGGCAGAAATCAGTTCACTGGATCTGTACCTCCTAATTTGGGTAACTTGAAAAATCTCACTGTTTTATCTATTGTGAGAAATTATCTTGGAAGGGGGGACATAGAAGACCTTAGCTTTCTTAACTCATTACCAAATTGCAGTAAATTAGAGAGGCTTGTTATTTCGTTAAATAATTTTTCAGGGCAACTACCGGATTCCATAGCTAACCTCTCGACAACACTTAGGGAAATGTACATGGGGGGGAACAATATATTGGGTGAAATTCATCCTGGAATTGAGAACCTTGTCAACTTAAATGTATTAGCCATGCAGGGTAACCACCTAAATGGAAGTATTCCTACTTTTATAGGAAAACATCCTAATTTAATGTATGTTTCACTGTCGGATAACCAACTCTCAGGAAAAATTCCGTCCAACATTTGCAACAGCGCTCAGTTGGAACGAATTGATTTTAGTATCAATAGATTGCACGGTGGAATTCCGCCAAATTTTGGCAACTGTCAGAAAATGATGGCGTTGAATCTTTCACAAAATCAACTTACCGGTGCTATACCTAAAGAACTCATTGGTCTTTCTTCGATAACCACTCTGCTGGACTTGTCGGGAAATCAGTTAACTGGATATTTGCCATCAGAGGTTGGTAACTTGGAGAGGATTGTTCAACTCTACTTATCAAATAACCGATTATCTGGGAAACTCCCAGATTCTTTAGGGAAATGTATTGGTTTGGAAGAACTTTCCTTAGACGGTAACTTATTCGAAGGGGTCATTCCTGCATCCTTGGTTAGTCTGGAGGGACTGCGAAACTTAGACATGTCAGACAATAAGTTGTCTGGGCAAATTCCTGAGTATTTGGAGTCCTTTGCTTCCCTCAGATATCTGAATCTATCTTCCAATGACTTTGAAGGTGAAGTACCGAAACAAGGGATTTTCAAGAATATAAATGCATTTTCAGTCCTCGGAAATGACAGGCTGTGTGGAGGAATTCCACTACTTCATCTGCCGAGTTGCCCGAGACCTAGCTTTGAAAAAGCAA GAGAAAAGCAACAAAGAAAACTTCGTCGCCTTTGA
- the LOC113341290 gene encoding probable LRR receptor-like serine/threonine-protein kinase At3g47570 has translation MFQKVSYNELLEATNRFSAENLIGVGSYGSVYKGLLSLSHEVTTVVAVKVLDLQRRGSSKSFMAECEAMRCIRHRNLVKMLTSCSSIDYKGDEFKALVSEFMPNGSLEDWLHPTANDGQSSWRPLNFMERLNVAIDVASALDYLHHHCQTPIVHCDLKPGNVLLDSDMNSRVGDFGLAKFLGGVIINIESKHHTASSSVGIRGSVGYAAPEYGMGRDISTHGDVYSYGIMLVEIFTGKRPTDDIFTDGLSLHTFAKTALLQDHVMEIVDPTLPLHIRPEDDNNIRALVNVENETKLCEALARIFNLGVMCSVESPNERMEMEQVMKELQSIRKAYLSRLG, from the exons ATGTTTCAAAAGGTCTCATACAATGAACTTCTCGAAGCGACAAACAGATTTTCGGCAGAAAATTTAATTGGAGTTGGAAGTTACGGATCTGTTTACAAAGGATTGTTATCGCTAAGCCATGAGGTAACAACAGTTGTTGCAGTGAAAGTACTAGACCTTCAAAGGCGGGGATCTTCAAAAAGTTTCATGGCTGAATGTGAGGCAATGAGATGTATTCGGCATAGAAATCTCGTGAAGATGTTGACATCATGTTCTTCTATTGATTATAAAGGAGATGAATTCAAAGCTCTTGTTTCTGAGTTCATGCCAAATGGGAGTCTTGAGGATTGGTTGCACCCAACAGCAAATGACGGACAATCATCCTGGAGACCATTAAATTTTATGGAGAGACTAAACGTAGCCATCGATGTTGCTTCTGCTTTAgattatcttcatcatcattgtCAGACACCAATAGTTCACTGTGATCTGAAGCCAGGAAATGTTTTACTTGATAGTGACATGAACAGTCGTGTTGGTGACTTCGGATTAGCGAagtttcttggtggagtcatcatcAATATTGAATCTAAACATCATACCGCTAGTAGTTCAGTTGGGATAAGGGGCTCGGTTGGTTATGCTGCTCCAG AGTATGGAATGGGTCGAGACATATCGACTCATGGAGATGTCTACAGTTATGGGATCATGCTGGTAGAGATTTTTACTGGAAAGAGACCTACGGATGACATATTCACAGATGGTCTGAGCCTTCATACCTTTGCTAAGACGGCTCTTCTTCAAGATCATGTAATGGAAATTGTTGATCCTACACTGCCTCTTCATATCCGTCCAGAAGATGATAACAACATCAGAGCTCTAGTCAATGTCGAGAATGAGACTAAGTTATGCGAGGCTTTGGCGAGGATTTTCAATCTTGGCGTTATGTGTTCAGTTGAATCACCCAACGAACGGATGGAAATGGAACAGGTCATGAAAGAGCTGCAATCAATCAGGAAAGCATATCTCTCCAGACTGGGATAA